From one Cucurbita pepo subsp. pepo cultivar mu-cu-16 chromosome LG17, ASM280686v2, whole genome shotgun sequence genomic stretch:
- the LOC111778256 gene encoding serine carboxypeptidase-like 40 has protein sequence MALRNSEFGSSNLLCFCFFFFVFSSFSIQIDAKNQKQALDALYKSKFFKNSNAAASSELFDPNAVLDQNADDLQTVEIYDQTGLKRRDKIQRLPGQPPRVKLSQYGGYVTVDQSAGRAFYYYFVESPHHKNALPLLLWLNGGPGCSSLAYGAMAELGPFRVRSDGKTLFENKFSWNHVANVLFLESPTGVGFSYSNTTSDYRTNGDNNTAKDNYAFLVNWLERFPEYKQRSFYIAGESYAGHYVPQLAHTILSHNKKAGKTIINLKGIIIGNAVINDLTDQIGMYDFFASHALIHDRTANDIKNFCDFSPDATVQSKKCIDAMNIVDLNTGVVDIYNIYYPICRNTNLTDRPKKATVMNYDPCTDYYTFAYLNRAEVQEAMHANVTKLSYDWEPCSDVITGWSDSASTVVPLLREFIKSGLRVWVFSGDVDGRVPITSTKYSIDSMNLHVNLSWYPWFTANEVGGYAEVYERELTLATVRGAGHEVPSYQPRRALALIKHFLQGTPLPPYHPPSS, from the exons ATGGCATTGAGAAATTCAGAATTCGGCAGTTCAAATCTCCTCTgtttctgcttcttcttcttcgttttctCCTCGTTTTCGATTCAAATCGATGCCAAGAACCAGAAGCAAGCCCTAGACGCGCTCTACAAATCGAAGTTCTTCAAGAACTCAAACGCCGCTGCTTCATCTGAACTTTTCGATCCTAATGCAGTTCTTGATCAAAACGCTGATGATCTGCAAACGGTTGAGATTTACGATCAGACTGGACTGAAGCGGCGAGACAAAATCCAACGCTTACCAGGACAACCGCCGAGAGTTAAGTTATCGCAGTACGGCGGTTACGTGACTGTGGATCAATCCGCCGGCCGTGCTTTCTATTACTACTTCGTTGAATCTCCTCATCACAAGAACGCATTGCCGCTTCTTCTCTGGCTCAATGGAG GTCCTGGATGTTCGTCTCTTGCCTATGGAGCCATGGCTGAATTGGGCCCGTTCCGCGTTCGTAGCGATGGGAAAACCCTCTTCGAAAATAAATTCTCGTGGAATCACG TTGCGAATGTGTTGTTCTTGGAGTCGCCCACGGGAGTGGGATTCTCGTATTCAAATACGACGTCGGATTACAGgaccaatggagataataaCACGGCAAAAGATAATTACGCGTTTCTTGTAAACTGGttggagaggtttccagagTACAAGCAACGGAGTTTCTACATTGCTGGTGAGAGTTACGCTGGCCATTACGTCCCTCAGCTGGCTCACACTATTCTTTCACATAATAAGAAAGCGGGCAAGACGATTATCAACCTCAAAGGCATTATC aTTGGAAATGCAGTGATCAATGACTTAACCGATCAAATTGGAATGTACGACTTCTTTGCATCTCACGCATTAATCCACGATAGAACCGCCAACGACATCAAAAACTTCTGTGACTTCTCTCCTGACGCAACAGTACAGAGCAAAAAATGCATTGATGCAATGAACATAGTGGATCTAAACACTGGTGTTGTCGACATctacaatatctactatccTATATGTCGAAACACCAACTTGACAGATCGACCGAAAAAAGCCACGGTGATGAACTACGACCCTTGTACTGATTACTACACTTTTGCGTACTTGAACCGAGCCGAGGTTCAAGAAGCCATGCACGCCAACGTGACGAAGCTTTCCTACGATTGGGAGCCTTGTAGCGATGTCATAACTGGCTGGTCCGATAGTGCTTCTACCGTCGTTCCACTACTACGAGAGTTCATAAAAAGTGGATTACGAGTGTGGGTTTTCAG CGGTGACGTAGATGGAAGAGTACCCATTACTTCAACCAAATATTCCATCGACTCCATGAATCTCCACGTCAACCTATCTTGGTATCCATGGTTTACTGCTAACGAG GTCGGAGGGTATGCAGAAGTGTACGAACGGGAGTTGACATTGGCAACCGTGAGAGGGGCGGGGCATGAAGTGCCAAGCTACCAGCCAAGAAGAGCCCTTGCCCTCATCAAACACTTCCTTCAAGGGACACCTCTCCCTCCTTATCATCCGCCTTCTTCTTAA
- the LOC111778795 gene encoding protein BPS1, chloroplastic-like: protein MLLLLQSFNKHCSKFYNHHHSRHGNRASFSVSCLQAFDAEVSSCLNQLLLSSSDSTTLSFHWLLQLLQALPVLHRAFAKLVVDLDCPVAKWGADLVDGYLNYSLNLLDLLNSVSFSLSQLGNSRLSLAYALSLVRSSPLMAVARLNPIVMKRNFMGLENRGIVVDRKKGYSGEEWAIERALATMMGIGYWVCGVVISGCEGDSTAYLEMRRLAAGVVVPAFKELDSVVSKMGSVPEEVKEVNCAAKEVVGSGGGDGEAAEEMRRRLERLEKAVERLVKEVDGRFSEVLDGRSRLLDAFRQPKH, encoded by the coding sequence ATGCTGCTTTTGCTTCAATCCTTCAACAAGCACTGTTCCAAGTTCTACAATCATCACCATAGCCGCCATGGAAACAGAGCTTCGTTCTCTGTTTCTTGTCTTCAGGCCTTCGATGCTGAGGTATCGTCTTGTCTGAATCAACTCCTGTTGTCGAGCTCTGATTCGACAACGTTGTCTTTTCATTGGCTTCTTCAGCTTCTTCAAGCTCTGCCTGTTCTCCATCGGGCGTTTGCCAAATTGGTTGTCGATTTAGACTGCCCTGTTGCGAAATGGGGCGCCGATTTGGTTGATGGGTATttgaattatagtttaaatttGCTTGATCTTCTTAATTCCGTCAGTTTTTCTTTATCCCAATTGGGGAATTCGCGGCTTTCCCTTGCTTATGCTCTGAGTTTGGTTCGGAGCTCGCCGTTAATGGCGGTTGCCCGTCTGAACCCCATTGTTATGAAGAGGAATTTTATGGGATTGGAAAACAGAGGAATTGTGGTTGATCGGAAGAAGGGTTACTCCGGCGAGGAATGGGCGATTGAGAGAGCTTTGGCGACAATGATGGGAATTGGGTATTGGGTCTGTGGGGTTGTGATTTCTGGTTGCGAGGGAGACTCGACAGCGTATTTGGAGATGAGAAGATTAGCCGCCGGCGTGGTGGTTCCGGCGTTTAAAGAGTTGGATTCGGTAGTTTCCAAGATGGGGAGTGTGCCGGAGGAGGTGAAGGAGGTGAACTGTGCGGCGAAGGAGGTCGTTGGCAGCGGTGGCGGCGATGGAGAGGCGGCGGAGGAGATGAGGAGGAGATTAGAGAGATTGGAGAAGGCGGTGGAGAGATTGGTGAAGGAGGTGGATGGAAGATTCTCGGAGGTTCTCGACGGAAGAAGCCGATTGCTTGATGCTTTCAGACAACCCAAACATTAA
- the LOC111778258 gene encoding methyltransferase-like protein 13: protein MYRDVSSCNTYDYGDAVYWDARYLQEAGSFDWYQRYAALRPFVRKFISTSASILMVGCGNAVMSEDMIKDGYEDIMNIDISSVAIDIMRRKYQFIPQLKYMQMDVKDMSFFPDEKFGAVVDKGTLDSLMCGTDAPISAAQMLGEVSRLLKPGGVYLLITYGDPKVRMPHLMRSSYNWKITLFIIPRPGFERPEGCSTPEKSYLEPVPLTDKGLLSPSFIMEDPDSHFIYVCQKMDDPNLNNAAPYPLNTNVL, encoded by the exons ATGTACAGGGATGTGTCGAGCTGCAACACCTACGACTACGGCGATGCTGTCTACTGGGACGCTCGTTATCTGCAGGAGGCTGGTTCTTTTGATTGGTACCAGCGTTATGCTGCTCTTCGCCCGTTTGTTCGCAAGTTCATCAGCACTTCCGCCTCCATCCTTATGGTTGGCTGTGGTAATGCTG TTATGTCAGAGGATATGATCAAGGATGGATATGAAGACATAATGAATATTGACATTTCTTCTGTGGCAATTGACATAATGAGAAGAAAGTATCAGTTCATCCCCCAGTTGAAAT ACATGCAAATGGATGTCAAGGACATGAGCTTTTTCCCAGACGAGAAATTTGGTGCTGTCGTCGATAAAG GGACACTTGATTCATTGATG TGTGGCACTGATGCTCCGATTAGTGCTGCTCAAATGCTGGGAGAAGTGAGTAG GCTTCTTAAACCTGGAGGAGTCTATTTATTG ATAACGTATGGCGATCCAAAAGTAAGGATGCCCCATTTGATGCGATCATCATACAATTGGAAGATAACATTGTTTATAATCC CAAGGCCAGGATTTGAAAGGCCGGAAGGGTGCAGCACACCAGAGAAATCATATCTAGAACCAGTGCCCCTAACCGACAAGGGCTTGCTATCACCGAGCTTCATCATGGAAGACCCGGATTCTCACTTCATATACGTGTGTCAAAAGATGGACGACCCGAATCTTAATAACGCAGCCCCATACCCGTTGAACACAAACGTGTTATAG